The genomic window CGGCACAGTGGATCCCTATTGCGCCCCGATCAGCCCGCCACCAGCGCGGTGTCGCCACGCGAGCGCAGGTAGCTGGCTATGGCCAGGCGGTTGATCGCCGAGCGGCTCACCACGCCCACGACATGGCCGTTTTCACCGCTGATCACCGGCACCTTCTTGATGTTCGCGTCCGACAGCGCGGCGACGGTATCAGGGATCGAGGAGCCGGCGTCGACGGTCAGCACGTCATGGGTGGCCAGCTTCATCACGTTCAGGCCACCTAGATCGGTCATGGCCTGTTCCAGGTCATCGTCGGCGCCGATGGCGTAGGAGTAGATCGACACCGAGGACGGGTGCGTGGCAGACAGGTAGCGCATGACGTCGCCGTCGGAGAGGAAGCCCGCCAGCGAGCCGTCCGGATGCAGGATCGGTGCGCCGGAGATGCCGCGCTCGGCGAAAGTCTGCAGCGCGCTGAGCACGGTCTGATCCGAGGACAGGGCGTAGACGTCGTTCTTCATGATGGCTTCGACGGTGGTGTCCGTGGTCTCGACGGTCTCCTCGGCAGTCTGCGAGCGCTTCGAACGGTACGCGGCGATCGCCAGCACAACGCCGATGACCGAGGTGACCACGACCAGGGCGACGGCGCCGCGGAAACCGGAGACGAGGGAATCGAATTCGCTGCGTCCGGCTTCCATGTTCGTAGTGATCAGGATGCCGTAGATGCCGGCGGCCAGGGAGGTGCCGATGCTGCCGGCGACCTGGAAGCTCGTGGACACCACGGTCACGCCGTGCGGGCTGGTCTCGCGGTCCAGGCTCGACAGCGCGAAGGTCTGCGACGGGCCGATGACGAACGCCGTGGCCAGGACGGCCGGGATGTAGAGCACGCCGAAGAGCAGGACGGAGGAGTGCCCGGCGGCCACGCCCACCAGGGTGACGAAGATGGCCATGACGAGGAACCCGAGCGGGATGGACCAGCGGCCGCCGTGGCGGTCGAAGAGCCGGCCGGCGATCGGGCCCATCACGACGGTGAGCAGAATGCCCGGCGCGAGCGTGAGAGAGGCGCCCAGCGGCGACATGTCATGCGCCGACTGCAGGAACAGCGGGATGGTGACGTTCATCGCGAAGACGAATGCCAGGCCCAGCATGGTCATCAGCACGCCGAGGACGAACGGGGTGCTGGCGAACGGGCGCAGGTCGATCAGCGGGTGCTCGATGCGGCGCTGGCGGCCGACGAACAGCCACAGTGCGATCAGTCCGACGACCAGCGAGACGCCGGCCCAGAGCAGGGAGCCGCCGAACGCCGCGGAGACACCGTAGAGCACGCCGACCAGGCCCACGGCCACGAGCAGGAACGACGGGACGTCGAGGACCGGGCGGCCGAGTTCCGCGACGTTGCGCAGGAAGACGGCACCGGCCAACAGCACCAGCAAAGCGAGGCCGCCGAAGACCCACATCAGGGTGGTCCACGGGGCGATGGTCAGCAGAGCACCGGACAGGACAATCGCCAGCGACGGGCCGAGCGTGGTCATCGCGGCCATGATGCCCATGTTCAGCCCCAGCTTCTCTCGCGGGGAGACGGCCAGGGTGACGTTCATGCCGATGGGGGTGAGCAGGCCGGTGCCGATGGCTTGGACCAGGCGGGCGATCAGGAGCACCCAGAAGGACGGGGCGAGGGCGCCGACCACGGAACCTGCCACCATGAGCGCGACCACGGCGACGAACAACGGCCGAGTGGGGAAGCGGTGGTACAAGACATTCGAGACCGGCACGAACACGGCCGCGACCAGCAGGTAGCCGGTGGTCAACCACTGGACGGTGTTCACGTCGACGTCGAAGTCGCTCATGATCGGGTTGAAGGCGACGTTGAGGAAAGTCTCGTTGAAGGTGGCGAGGAAGGCAGCGGCGGCAGCCACTGCGATCATCCACCCCGCACGCCCTGGGGCATGCATAGTAGATGGTTGAGATGAAGACATGGGTTCTCCTGATATTCGGCAAGGGGAAGGGCTGATCGACCGTGCCGTATCAGAAGTGTGGGAAAACCTCGCGTGTCGTGACATCGATGAGCCATAAGGGCTAAATGGCCGCGCAATAGTATAACAGTTCGAAGCTCCGAAGCGCGAAAGATGCTATGACTCTGCCTATGGGCAATGATCCCGCTGAAGTGCGGAAATGAGATGAATTTAAGGTGATCTGAGCCTTCCTCATTCGCTCTGTCCCACAGTGACCTGTCCC from Corynebacterium maris DSM 45190 includes these protein-coding regions:
- a CDS encoding MFS transporter produces the protein MIAVAAAAAFLATFNETFLNVAFNPIMSDFDVDVNTVQWLTTGYLLVAAVFVPVSNVLYHRFPTRPLFVAVVALMVAGSVVGALAPSFWVLLIARLVQAIGTGLLTPIGMNVTLAVSPREKLGLNMGIMAAMTTLGPSLAIVLSGALLTIAPWTTLMWVFGGLALLVLLAGAVFLRNVAELGRPVLDVPSFLLVAVGLVGVLYGVSAAFGGSLLWAGVSLVVGLIALWLFVGRQRRIEHPLIDLRPFASTPFVLGVLMTMLGLAFVFAMNVTIPLFLQSAHDMSPLGASLTLAPGILLTVVMGPIAGRLFDRHGGRWSIPLGFLVMAIFVTLVGVAAGHSSVLLFGVLYIPAVLATAFVIGPSQTFALSSLDRETSPHGVTVVSTSFQVAGSIGTSLAAGIYGILITTNMEAGRSEFDSLVSGFRGAVALVVVTSVIGVVLAIAAYRSKRSQTAEETVETTDTTVEAIMKNDVYALSSDQTVLSALQTFAERGISGAPILHPDGSLAGFLSDGDVMRYLSATHPSSVSIYSYAIGADDDLEQAMTDLGGLNVMKLATHDVLTVDAGSSIPDTVAALSDANIKKVPVISGENGHVVGVVSRSAINRLAIASYLRSRGDTALVAG